A window of Elgaria multicarinata webbii isolate HBS135686 ecotype San Diego chromosome 2, rElgMul1.1.pri, whole genome shotgun sequence contains these coding sequences:
- the LOC134393652 gene encoding serine protease FAM111A-like, giving the protein MNSPRGEKHPSNPSCSKNKHPAKRKTSDGNVLRFLKSNNENSEASSSTKKLRPSPVTEIGNNLTRETPPISEELVDEEREFTVNLRDDGKEHVSNNENSEASSSTKKLRPSPVTEIGNNLIRKASTGSEELVDEEREFTVKLCDDAKEHVVRGRIQDNVLTALNAATDVSARINKEKGKDKQIYLIGKKGIEGSINLGMPLRYIRNGSQFEMRFFKISKIESRDSLGYRPYERKKKCVLFYVEQNGTINGTRTHRIIRCMPFIHQRCRLCVFAPKGETIKDALCKDGRFLDELVEKDWVLMDGKKSISNSYPVDILSEKCLKLEMKAPRRGKSAGGPNNELIPQTSHKRKLNPSHCFKPGLLNLYPDLKEQSCIINKFFENVPKQGKNKNVLGVYKEAFGKEIKNSILIKMLKIHSNHSDSVGYIEWGIAEKGVATCFVLCDRYILTCHHVIKLIVGERVEENEWARKISQLARVTFSYEDKHPKENDWFSIEEWFEISDAALDFAVLKLKESGNESRLPGGLVHLSSPPPYNGLIYIIGHPDGEAKSIDGCFVVNVFQRQHETTHRLQQGQGTESKNFNYGYDAKGNKCIHLYNPRGFSEIVNNPDIVTYDTSFYHGSSGSPVFDKNGQLVALHAAGYLYGSKCKKRNIIEFGYLMTSILSVIKDKWETWYDSEIGPAAGDGNWNFDLPMDVEMEPVD; this is encoded by the exons ATGAACTCTCCTCGTGGCGAGAAGCATCCCAGTAACCCTTCTTGCAGCAAGAACAAGCATCCTGCTAAACGAAAGACTAGTGATGGAAATGTCTTGCGTTTTCTGAAG AGCAATAATGAGAATTCTGAAGCAAGCTCAAGCACCAAGAAGCTAAGACCAAGTCCTGTGACAGAAATTGGAAATAATCTTACAAGAGAGACTCCGCCTATCAGTGAGGAGTTAGTGGATGAAGAACGAGAATTCACTGTGAATTTACGTGATGATGGAAAAGAGCATGTG AGCAATAATGAGAATTCTGAAGCAAGCTCAAGCACCAAGAAGCTAAGACCAAGTCCTGTGACAGAAATTGGAAATAATCTTATAAGAAAGGCTTCAACTGGCAGTGAGGAGTTAGTGGATGAAGAACGAGAATTCACTGTGAAGTTATGTGATGATGCAAAGGAGCATGTGGTGAGAGGCAGAATCCAGGACAATGTGCTTACTGCTCTCAACGCTGCTACAGATGTTAGTGCTCGGATAAACAAAGAGAAGGGCAAGGACAAGCAGATCTACTTAATAGGAAAGAAAGGAATCGAGGGATCCATTAATCTGGGGATGCCTCTGAGGTACATTCGTAACGGCTCCCAATTTGAAATGCGTTTTTTCAAAATTAGCAAAATTGAAAGCCGTGATAGTTTAGGATATCGCCCGTATGAGAGGAAGAAGAAATGTGTCTTGTTCTATGTTGAACAAAATGGAACAATCAATGGGACACGAACCCATAGGATAATTAGATGTATGCCGTTTATTCATCAACGCTGCAGACTGTGTGTTTTTGCCCCCAAAGGGGAAACCATAAAGGATGCTCTATGCAAAGATGGCCGCTTTTTAGATGAGCTTGTTGAAAAAGATTGGGTATTGATGGATGGTAAAAAGTCCATATCTAACTCTTATCCAGTTGACATTTTATCTGAAAAGTGTTTAAAGCTGGAAATGAAGGCTCCAAGACGTGGTAAATCTGCTGGTGGTCCAAATAATGAACTGATTCCTCAGACTTCTCATAAGAGGAAGCTCAATCCTTCTCATTGTTTTAAACCTGGTCTCTTGAACCTGTAtcctgacttgaaggaacaaagtTGCATCATTAACAAGTTCTTTGAAAATGTCCCAAAGCAAGGCAAGAATAAAAATGTCCTTGGAGTTTAcaaagaagcctttggcaaggaGATAAAAAACTCCATTCTGATAAAGATGCTAAAGATCCATTCTAATCACAGTGACTCAGTCGGCTATATAGAGTGGGGAATTGCTGAAAAAGGTGTTGCTACTTGCTTTGTCTTGTGTGATAGGTACATACTAACCTGCCACCATGTGATAAAGTTGATAGTTGGAGAAAGAGTTGAAGAAAATGAGTGGGCACGCAAAATTAGCCAGTTGGCCCGTGTAACTTTCTCATATGAAGACAAACACCCTAAGGAAAATGACTGGTTTTCAATTGAGGAGTGGTTTGAAATATCAGATGCAGCTCTTGATTTTGCTGTCTTGAAATTGAAGGAAAGTGGCAATGAAAGTAGGCTTCCTGGGGGCTTGGTGCACTTATCTTCCCCTCCACCATATAATGGTCTTATTTACATCATTGGCCATCCAGATGGAGAAGCAAAGTCTATAGATGGCTGTTTTGTTGTAAATGTATTTCAACGTCAACACGAGACCACTCATCGTCTCCAACAGGGCCAGGGGACTGAATCCAAGAACTTCAATTATGGTTATGATGCAAAGGGTAACAAGTGCATCCATTTGTACAATCCAAGAGGTTTCTCAGAAATAGTAAATAACCCTGATATAGTCACCTATGATACTTCTTTCTACCATGGGTCCTCCGGTTCACCTGTGTTTGACAAGAATGGCCAGCTAGTTGCATTGCATGCTGCTGGTTACCTTTATGGAAGCAAATGCAAAAAGCGCAACATAATTGAATTTGGCTATTTGATGACATCGATCCTCTCAGTAATTAAAGATAAATGGGAAACTTGGTATGATTCTGAAATTGGTCCTGCTGCAGGTGATGGTAACTGGAATTTTGACCTGCCTATGGATGTGGAAATGGAACCAGTGGATTAA